Genomic segment of Streptomyces zhihengii:
CGGGCGCTCGCGCCGCGCCGCGCCGGGTCCTCGCGGAAGAGGGCGCGGGCGCGCTCCCCGGTGACCGGCTCCGTCCCGAGCTCGTCCGCCTCGCGCGGGTCGGGGTGGTAGCAGCCCTCCAGCAGTTCGGGGCCGTACGGGTTGAGCAGGCCGGGGGTGAGGATCCCGGGCCACCGCCGCACCCGGGCCCCGGGGCGGACGGCGGCCAGGTCCTCGTACGGGCCGACGGCGAGCAGGGAGGCGCCGTCGACCAGGACGGCGGATCCGGGCGACGCCTCGGCGACGTGGATCGTCAGCACCGGGGCCTCAGTTGGTGCTCAGCAGCTTCAGCTCGGGGTGCGCCGTGCCGCCCTCGATCGCCGTGGAGGAGATGTGGGAGACGACCCGCTCGTCGACCGGGTCGTCCGCCGGGTCGTCGTGGACGACGATGTGCTCGTACGTCGTCGTCCGCTGCGCCGGGACGCGGCCCGCCTTGCGGATGAGGTCGATGATCTCCAGGCGGTTGGAGCGGTGCCTGGCACCCGCCGACGAGACGACGTTCTCCTCCAGCATGATCGAGCCGAGGTCGTCCGCGCCGTAGTGCAGCGAGAGCTGGCCGACCTCCTTGCCCGTGGTCAGCCAGGACCCCTGGATGTGGGCGACGTTGTCGAGGAAGAGCCGCGCGATGGCGATCATGCGCAGGTACTCGAACAGGGTCGCCTGCGTCTGGCCCTTGAGGTGGTTGTTCTCGGGCTGGTACGTGTACGGGATGAAGGCGCGGAAGCCGCCGGTGCGGTCCTGCACGTCACGGATCATCCGCAGGTGCTCGATGCGCTCGGCGTTGGTCTCGCCGGTGCCCATGAGCATCGTCGAGGTGGACTCGACGCCCAGGCCGTGCGCGATCTCCATGATCTCCAGCCAGCGTTCGCCGGACTCCTTGAGCGGCGCGATGGCCTTGCGCGGCCGCTCGGGCAGCAGCTCGGCGCCGGCTCCGGCGAAGGAGTCCAGCCCGGCGGCGTGGATGCGGCGGATGGCCTCCTCGGCGGAGACGCCGGAGATCCGCGCCATGTGCTCGATCTCGGAGGCGCCGAGCGAGTGGATCACCAGCTCGGGGAACTCCTTCTTGATCGCCGCGAAATGCTTCTCGTAGTACTCGACGCCGTAGTCCGGGTGATGGCCGCCCTGGAACATGATCTGGGTGCCGCCCAGTTCGACGGTCTCCGCGCAGCGGCGCAGGATGTCGTCGAGGTCGCGGGTCCAGCCCTTGGCGGTGTCCTTCGGCGCGGCGTAGAAGGCGCAGAAGCGGCAGGCGGTGACGCAGACGTTCGTGTAGTTGATGTTGCGCTCGATGATGTACGTCGCGATGTGCTCCGTGCCCGCGTAGCGGCGGCGGCGCACGGCGTCGGCCGCGGCGCCCAGGGCGTGCAGCGGAGCGGAGCGGTAGAGGTCGAGCGCCTCGTCCGGGGTGATCCGGCCCCCTGCGGCGGCACGGTCCAGGACGGGCTGAAGGTCGGCCTTCTCGGTCACCGGGCGTCACCTTTCGGCGGGTTTTTCTGCGGATCTGCGGACCGATCCAGGCTACGCCACGGGCCGGCCGCGCCCGCGCCCGGCGTCCGCCCGTGCCCCGCGCGCCCCGCCGGGGCCGTCCGCGGCCGCGGCGGTCACTCCCCGCCGACCCGGGCGAGCGTGCCCGTGGGGCGTCCGGCGCGGTCGTCGGTGGAGGTGTAGCGCAGGCCGTCGTCGCGGAGTTCGAGCCGGATCCGCGAGGTGCCGCCGGTGCAGACGCCGGTGCTGCGCGGCCCCGCCTCGGAGTCGACCAGCAGCGTGCGGTCCTTCGTCCCGGCGAGGGTGAGGACGTCCTCGCAGATGAAGTTGCCGAGGATGTCCGTCTGTTCCGCCGTGCCCGCCCGCTCGCCGGTCCCCGCCTCGCGCAGGGTGACCTTCATCGTCCCGGCGGGTATGCCGGAGGCGGTGACCGAGCCCTCCCAGGTGCCGGTGAACTCCTTCGGCACCCGGCCGCCGGGCGCGGCGGTCCCCGGGCTCGCGGACGCGGTCGCCGAGCTGCTCGGCCGTTCCCCGGCGTCGGCGCCCTTGTCCCCGCCGCCCGCCCCGGGCAGCAGGTCCAGCACGAACGCGGCGCCGACGGTCACCGCGGCCAGCGCGCCGGCGAGGGTGAGCGCCAGGGTGCAGCTCACCCGGCGCCCCCGGGGTCCGCCGCTCGCGGTGAGCGACAGCCCGCCCGGCGCACCGGCCGGGGCGCCGGGGCCCGTGGCGGGCGCCCATGCCGCCGGCCCGCCGGGCTCCACGGGCGGGCCGAAGGCGCCCGCCGGGGCGGGGCGAGCGGGCGGGGCGGGCGGCGCGGGCGCGTCGCCCACCGGGAACGACTCCAGGTGCAGCAGCTCGACCGCCGCGTGGCTGATCGTCCGGACGACGGCTTCCGGCAGCCAGCTCCCGGGCCCGATGTCCGCGCCCGCCTCGTCGAGCCGGGCGGCGAGCTCCGCCGGGGCGGGGCGGTCGGCCGGGTCCTTGGCCAGGCAGGCCGCGGCGAGCGCGCGCATCGCGGCGTCCAGGCCGCCCAGTTCGGGCTCCTCGTGGACCACCTTGTAGAGCAGGGCGGCCGAGGAGTCACCGGCGAAGGGCGCCCGGCCGGTCGCCGCGTAGACGAGGACGGCCCCCAGCGAGAAGACGTCGGCCGCGCCGGTGACACCCTTGCCGACGATCTGCTCGGGGGCCATGTAGCCGGGGGAGCCGACCGAGACGCCGGTCGAGGTGAGCGAGGCGGTGCCGTCGGTGGCCCGGGCGATGCCGAAGTCGATCAGCCGGGGGCCCTCCAGGGTCAGCAGGACGTTCGACGGCTTCACGTCCCGGTGCACCAGGCCCAGGGCGTGCACCGCCTCCAGCGCGCGGGCGAGTCCCGCGCCGAGGACCCGTACCGCGCCGGCGGGCAGCGGCCCGTGGGCGGCGACGGCCTGCGAGAGCGCGGGCCCGGCGACATAGCCGGTGGCCACCCAGGGCACGGGGTCGTCGGGGCCCGCGTCCAGGACGGGGGCGGTCCACTCACCGCCGACCCGGCGGGCGGCCTCCACCTCGCGCCGGAAGCGGGCCCGGAACTCGTCGTCGAGCGCGAAGTGCGGATGGACGGCCTTGACGGCGACCGTGCGCCCGCCGGCGTTGCGGCCGAGATAGACGCGTCCCATCCCGCCCGCGCCCAGCCGGCCGAGCAGCCGGTACCCCCCGATGCTGCGCGGCTCGCCCTCGTCCAGCGGCTGCATGTCGGCTCCCCCGTCGGTCCGCTCTCCTGGTCCGTCGGGCCAGACTAGAACCTGCCGGTGCGCGGGTGTACGGGGCCGGGGCGGCGGGTCAGACGGGCGGGGCCAGCAGCTCCACGCGCACATCGGCGGGGAAGCCGGTGGTCGGCCCCGTGCGGCGGGCGAACTCGGTCACGCCGGCGAGCTGGTCCGTCCCGAACCGGAAGTCCAGCGTGGTGAAGTAGCGTTCCAGCAGCTCGGCGTCGAAGGCCTCCCAGCGGGCGGCCTGCTCGGCGACCTTGGTGACCTCCTCCAGGGACACGTCCCGGGAGGCGAGGAACGCCTCGTGCACCTTGTGGACCACCTCCGGCTCACGGGCCAGGTAGTCCTTGCGGGCGGCCCAGACGGCGAAGACGAACGGCAGCCCGGTCCACTCCTTCCACATCCGCCCGAGGTCGTGGACCTCCAGGCCCAGCCGGGGGGCGTCGTGCAGCGAGGCGCGCAGCGCCGCGTCGCCGATGAGGACGGCGGCCTGGGCCTCCTGCATCATCACGCCCAGGTCCGGCGGGCAGGTGAAGTAGTCGGGCGCCACCCCGTACTGCTCGCCCAGCAGGAGCTGCGCGAGGCGCACCGAGGTGCGCGAGGTGGAGCCGAGGGCGACCCGCTGGCCGTCGAGCCGGTCCAGCGGGAGCTGGGAGACGATCACGCAGGACATCACGGGACCGTCGCAGCCGACGGCGAGGTCGGGAAAGGCGACGAGCTCATCCGCATTGCGCAGGAATTCGACGAGTGTCACCGGCGCGATGTCGAGTTCGCCGCGGACGAGACGCTCGCTGAGCTTCTCGGGAGTGTCCTTCGTCAGTTCCAGGTCGAGCAGTGTTCCCGTTCTGGCAAGCCCCCAGTAAAGAGGGAGACAGTTCAGAAACTGGATGTGGCCGACCCGCGGCCTGCTGCGTCGGATGTCGGTTGCTGTGCTTTCACCGTGACTGTCCACATCGTGAGGCTAGTCCCGTGTCCGCCCCCGGGCCCCGCCGGGGCCGTGCACCGGCACGTCGTCCCTTGTCGGAGGGGTCGCGGGTCAGCCGGCGGGGCGCCCCGTCAAACGGACGGGTGACGTGATCTTTCCCTCTACCGCTGCGCACACGCTGCGTGCTAGGCTCGACGCAAGTTGCAGTTTGGTTTCCCTTGCAGTACAGAGCCTGCGGAGCATGTAACCCGCAGGCTTTTGTCGTTTTCAGACTTCTTGCAGGTTCTGGAGCAGGGCAACCCTTTGGCCCAAGGAGGGCTTATGGCTACCGGAACCGTCAAGTGGTTCAACGCTGAAAAGGGCTTCGGCTTCATCGCCCAGGACGGCGGCGGCCCGGATGTCTTCGTCCACTACTCCGCGATCAACGCGTCCGGGTTCCGCTCCCTCGAGGAGAACCAGGTCGTGAACTTCGACGTCACCCAGGGCCCGAAGGGCCCGCAGGCGGAGAACGTCACCCCGGCCTAAGGGCCAGGGTCGGCGATCGCGCACGACTTAGCAGTACCCAAGGAGCCCTGCCCCGTACATCCGTACGGGGCAGGGCTCCTGCCTGTGCGGCCCCTGCCGGGCGGCCCGCCGCCGGCCGGGGGCCCCTCCCGGTCACGGGTGGCGGCCCCGGTCACCGGCGGCGGATCGCGGTCACGGGTAGAGGCTCTCGATGTCCGCCGCGAAGTCCCGTGCGATCTCCGCCCGCTTCAGCTTGAGCGAGGGCGTCAGATGTCCGCTCTCCTCCGTGAAGTCGGAGGTGAGCACGGTGAACCTGCGGATCGACTCGGCCCGGGAGACCAGCCGGTTGGCCTCGTCCACGGCGCGCTGGAGCGCCGCGAGCAGCTCCTCGTCGCGGACGATCTCCGCCAGCGGCACGCCCGCCCTCTTCTTCATCCGCCGCCAGTGGTCGAGCCCGTCCGGCTCCAGGGTGATCAGCGCGGTGACGTACGGACGGTCGTCGCCGACGACCATGCACTGGCCCACCAGCGGATGGGCGCGCAGCCAGTCCTCCAGCGGGGCCGGGGCGACGTTCTTGCCGCCCGAGGTGATGATGATGTCCTTCTTCCGGCCGGTGATCGTCAGATAGCCGCCCGCGTCGAGGGCGCCCAGATCGCCGGTGGGCAGCCAGCCGTCGTGCACGGCGGGGACGGCGGCGGCCCGCTCCGGGTCCCAGTACCCGCCGAAGACGTGCCCGCCGTGCAGCAGCACCTCGCCGTCGTCCGCGATCCGCACCGCGGTGCCGGGCAGCGGCCAGCCCACCGTGCCCAGCCGGGGCCGCAGCGGCGGGGTGACGGTGGAGGCGGCCGTGGTCTCGGTGAGGCCGTAGCCCTCGAAGATCTGGATGCCGGCGCCCGCGTAGAAGGCCGCGAGCCGGCTGCCGAGCGGTGAGCCGCCGCAGATCGCGTAGCGGACCCTGCCGCCGAGCGCGGCCCGGATGCGGCGGTAGACCAGCGGGTCGTAGAGGGCGCGGGCGGCCCGCAGCCCGAGCGACGGGCCCCGCCCGGTGCCCTGTTCGGCGGCCTCCACGGCCTGCCCGTACCGCCGGGCGATCCCCGCGGCCCGGTCGAACGACGCGGCGCGGCCCATCTTCTCGGCGGTGGCGCGGCCGGTGTTGAAGACCTTCTCCAGGACGTAGGGGATGGCCAGCAGGAAGGTGGGCCGGAAGCCGGCGAGGTCGGCGAGGAGGTCGTCCGTCCTGATCGACGGGGCGTGGCCGAGGCGCACCCGGGCGCGCAGGCAGCCGATGGCGACCATCCGCCCGAAGACGTGCGAGAGCGGCAGGAACAGCAGGGTGGACGCGGGCTCCTTGCTGACCGACTTGAAGACGGGGTGAAGGAGTTCGATGGCGTTGTCGACCTCGGCGAAGAAGTTGCCGTGGGTCAGGACGCAGCCCTTGGGGCGGCCGGTGGTGCCCGAGGTGTAGATCAGGGTCGCCACGGAGTCCGGGGTGAGGGTCTCGCGGCGGGCGTTCAGCACGGCGTCGGGGATGCGGGCCCGCTCACCGGTCTTGCGGAGCTGGCCGACCGCCCCGGTGTCGAAGACCCACAGGTGGTCGAGGCCGGGGAGCTGCCGGCGTTCCTGGCTGATCAGCCGGGCCTGCTCGGCGCTCTCGACCACGCAGGCCGCGGCGCCGGAGTTCTCCAGGATCCAGCGGGCCTGGAACGCCGACGAGGTGGGGTAGATCGGGACGGTGACGAGCCCGGCGGCCCAGGCCGCGAAGTCGATCAGGGTCCACTCGTAGGTCGTCCGGGCCATGACGGCGAGCCGGTCGCCGGGCTTCAGCCCTTCCGCGATCAGCCCCTTGGCGACGGCGCGCACCTCGGCGGCGAACTCGGCGGCGGTGACGTCGAGCCACCCGCCGTCGGCGTCCTTGCGGCTGAGCACGGCCTCGCCGGGGGCCTCGCGCTCGTTGTCGAAGGGGATGTCGGCGAGCGAGCCGCGGGTGACCACAGGGGCGAGCGGCGGTACGGACACCTCCCGTACGACACCGTTCACCTGCTTCTTGCGGGGCTCCACCAGGGCGGGCGCACCGGGGGAAGGGACCAGATCGGCGGACACGTGCGGCTCCTCGTCAGGGGTGTGGGCGGATTCCTGCGGGTGTGCGGGGCGTGGGGGGCGGGGGTGGGGGTGGGGTGTCGGGGGAACGGGCCGGGGCGGGCGGCGGCTCAGGCGCGTTCGAGGACGGCGGTGACGCCCTGGCCGCCGGCCGCGCAGACCGAGATCAGGCCGCGGGCCGGGCCCTCCCGTTCGGCGAGCAGCTCGGCGAGCGTGGCGACGATACGGGCGCCGGTGGCGGCGAAGGGGTGCCCGGTGGCGAGCGAGGAGCCGGCGACGTTGAGCCTGTCGCGGTCCACGGGCGGCAGCCCCCGCTTCTCCCAGGCGGCCAGTGTCGCGAGCACCTGGGACGCGAACGCCTCGTGGATCTCCACCAGGTCGAAGTCGTCGAGCGTCAGCCCGGCCCGCTCCAGCATGCGCGGCACGGCGTGGGCGGGCGCCATCAGCAGACCGTCCTCGCCGCCCCGCACATCGCCGGCGACATGGTCGACCGCGGCCGTCTCGTAGGCGGTGAGATAGGCCAGCGGTGCGAGGCCGCGCGCCTCGGCCCACTCCTCGCTCGCCAGCAGCACGGTGGCCGCGCCGTCGGTGAGCGGGGTGGAGTTGCCGGCGGTCATGGTGGGGGCGGGGCCGTCGTTGCCGTAGACGGTCCGCAGGCCGGCGAGCTTCTCCACGGTCGAGCCGGGGCGCAGGTTCTGGTCGCGCTCCAGGCCGCGGAAGGGGACCACCAGGTCGTCCAGGAAGCCCCGTTCGTAGGCGGCGGCCAGCCGCCGGTGGCTGGTGGCGGCCAGCAGGTCCTGGTCCTCGCGGGAGACGCCCCAGGCGCGGGCGGTGACGGCGGCGTGCTCGCCCATCGACAGGCCGGTGCGGGGCTCGGCGTTCCGCGGGATGTCGGGGACCAGGTGCCGGGGGCGGACCCGGGAGAGCGCGGCGATGCGGGCGCCCGCGGTCTTCGCCCGGCGCGCCGCGAGCAGGATGCGCCGCAGTTCGTCGTTGACGCCGAGCGGCGCGTCGCTGGTGGTGTCGGCGCCGCCCGCGACGCCGCTCTCGACCCCGCCGACGGCGATCTTGTTGGCGACGGCGATCACCGCCTGGAGACCGGTGCCGCACGCCTGCTGGATGTCGTAGGCGGGGGTGCGCGGGTCGAGGGCGGAGCCGAGGACGGTCTCGCGGGCGAGGTTGAAGTCGCGGCTGTGCTTGAGGACCGCCCCGGCGACGAACTCGCCCACCGCGCCCGGGTCCGTCAGCCCGAAACGCGCGACGAGACCTTCCAGCGCCGCACCGAGCATCTCCTGGTTGGAGGCGGTGGCGTAGGGACCGTCGGACCGGGCGAAGGGGATGCGGCTGCCGCCGATCACGGCGACCCTGCGAGGCATCATCGACACCATCTCGACCAGCTCCTGACTCTTGAGTAACCTTACTCTCGGGTAAATCTACGACCGAGCAGGGAGTCAGGACAATGGCCGACCGCTATCTGCACTTCACCGGCACGCCCCCCGGCCGTTTCCTCACCCGCAGGCTCGGCCTGCCCCGGCCCGCCCCGCTGCGGCGTTTCGGCCCCGCCGCCACGGACCTCGGCGGCCCCGTGATCCTGCGCACAGCGGGCCGGTCGGCCCTCGACGGGCCCCTGCCCCTCGACGAGCCCCTCACTCCCGACGGCACGGCCGGCACGGAGGCGGAGACACCGCGGCCCGCGGCCGTCGTGCTCGACGCCACCGGTGTCGCGGGCGTCGCGGACCTCGCCGCGGTGCACTCCGCGCTGCACCCCCTGATGCGCTCCCTCGCCCCCGGCGGCCGGATCGTCGTCGTCGGCGCCCGGCCCTCGGCCGACGACCACCACCAGGCCGCGGCCCAGCAGGCGCTCGAAGGCTTCACCCGCTCGCTGGCGAAGGAGACCGGCGGCGGCCGCACCGCGAACCTGGTCCGCCTCACCTCGCCCGACCCCGCGGCGGCCGCCTCCACCCTGCGCTTCCTGCTCTCCCCCAAGTCGGCCTACGTCAGCGGCCAGGTCCTCGAACTCACCGGCACCGCACCGGCCGCGGCCGCCGATCCCGCCCGCCCCCTGGCCGGCCGGACGGCACTGGTCACCGGGGCCGCCCGCGGCATCGGGGCCGCCGTCGCCGAGGTCCTCGCCCGCGACGGCGCCCGGGTGATCTGCCTCGACGTACCGGGCGCCGGGGCCGACCTGGAGCGCACGGCCGGCGCGCTGGACGGCACCGCCCTGCCGCTGGACATCACCACCGGCGACGCCGCGGACCGCATCGTCGCCGCCCTGCCCGGCGGTGAGCTGGACATCCTCGTCCACAACGCCGGCATCACCCGCGACCGCCGCCTCGCCAACATGTCCGCGGACCGCTGGAGCCAGGTGCTGGACGTGAATCTGGCCGCGGTCCTCGACACCACCGACGCGCTGCTGAAGCGGGGCGCGGTCCGCCGCGGCGGGAGCGTCGTCGCCACGGCGTCCATCGCGGGGATCGCCGGCAACACCGGCCAGACCAACTACGCCGCGAGCAAGGCGGGGGTGATCGGCCTGGTCCGCTCGCTGGCACCGCGCGCGGCGGCCGCCCACGGCGTCACCGTGAACGCCGTCGCACCGGGCTTCATCGAGACGCGGATGACCGCCGCCGTGCCGCTGCTCATCCGCGAGGCGGGCCGCCGGATGAACTCCCTGGCCCAGGGCGGTCTGCCCGTCGACGTCGCCGAGGCCACCGCGTACCTCGCCGACCCCGCGTCCGGCGCGGTCAACGGGCAGGTCCTGCGCGTCTGCGGCCAGAGCCTGCTGGGTGCCTGACCATGACGACCGTCACCCTGGCCTCGGCCCCCTCCCTCACGCCCCTGCTGGCACGCGGCGCGGCCCTGTCCCCGCTCAAGCGGGCCGGCGCGGGCGCGCCCCTGCCCGAGACCCGGCTGGTGCTCCCGGCGGCCCGCACCGACGCCCGCCGGCTGGCGGACTACGCCGCGGTCTGCGGCTTCCCCGCGATGGGGCCCGGCGAGCCGCTGCCCCTGACGTACCCTCATGTCCTCGCGTTCCCGCTGGCGATGCGGGTGATGGCGGACCGGCGCTTCCCGCTGCCGCTGCTGGGGCTCGTCCACACCGGTATCGACATCGCCCGCCATGGGCCGGCGCTGCTCCCCGGCGACCGGCCCGAACTGACCGTGTACGCCGAGGAACTGGTGCCCCACCGGCGGGGCACCGAGGTCGTCATGGTCACCGAGGCGCGGCTGGACGGCGAGCCGGTCTGGGTCTCCCGCAGCTCCTACCTGGCGCGGCACCGGGTCACCGGCGGCACGCCGGACGAGCGCGACCGGGCCGCCGGCGACGCGCCGGACGAGCGGGGTGCGGCACCCGGGCCGCTGCCGGCGCGGACCGAGTGGCGGCTTCCCGGCGATCTGGGGCGGCGCTACGGCGCGGCCTCCGGCGACCGCAACCCGATCCATCTCCACCCGCTGACGGCACGGCTGTTCGGCTTCCCGCGGGCCATCGCCCACGGCATGTGGACCTTCGCCCGGTGCGTGGCCGAGGCCGAACGCGAGGGCGGCCCCTCGGTGTCCGCCCACGCGGAGTTCAGGGCTCCGGTGCTGCTGCCCGCCACGGTCGTCCACGCCTCCCGCACAACCGGCGACGGCACCACCGCCTTCGAACTCCGCACCGGCCCCCGCCGCCACCTCACCGGCGAGACGACGACCCGCTCCCCCGGGGCCTGACCGTCACCCGGTGACCACCCGGCCGCCCGGGCATCCCGGCCCACCCGGGCAACCCAGCCCGTCCGGCCCGGGAGCACGACCGCCCGGGCAACCCAGCCCGTCCGGCGTTTGAGGACACGGCCGCAGGCCGTGCCGCGACCACCGGGGCGCGGTTGCCCCGGATCCGGAGCCCGGTCCGCCGGAGCTCTGCCCCACACCCCGCGCCTCAATCTCCCCCTACAGCCTGGCGGCCATGGGGGTTACCCGCATGCAGAGCTGAGAACGCCCGGGCAACCCAGCCCGTCCAACCCGGGAGCACGACCGCCCGGGCAACCCAGCCCGTCCGGCGCTTGAGGACACGGCCGCAGGCCGTGCCGCGACCACCGGGGCGCGGTTGCCCCGGATCCGGAGCCCGATCCGCCGGCAGGCCCGGCGGCCCACCCGCTCACCGGATCGCCCGCCAGGTGACGTCGCGCCGCCGGTGGGCGCAGTGCCGCGCGCCGACCCCCGCGCGAGCACCCCCTCGCGAGCACCCCGCGACCGCCCCGCCCGCGGGGCCACCCCCCGCTAGCGGGGCGACCAGCGCTCGCCGCGCATCAGGCCGCCGAGGCCCGTCCAGGCGAAGTTCATCAGGGTGGCGGCCGCGTCCTTGGCCGCCAGCTTGTCGCTCTCGTTCGCCCAGCCCGCGAGCGACTCGGCGGCGCCGACGAGCGCCTGCGCGAGACCCTCGATGTCGCGGTCGGCCAGCTCTCCGCTGCGGCCCGCCCCGGCCGTGCCGGGGGCGGGCGGGGTGCCCTCCCGGGCCGCCGCGCCGATCAGGAACGTCACGAAGGCGGTGAGCTCCTCGCGCATCGCGGTCACCTCGGCCGCGAACGGCTCCCCGTGGGTGCGCGCCTGACGGTGCAGCACCGACCAGGCGTCCGGGTTCTCGGCGGTGTGCCGGAAGAACGCCTCCAGGCCCGCCCAGAGCTGGCGGTCGGCCGCCAGTCCCGGCTCGATCGCGGCCTTCACCGCCTCGGTCAGCCGGGCCGCCTCCCGCCGGATGCAGGCGGTGAAGAGCTCTTCCTTGGAGTTCAGATAGAGATACACCAGGGGCTTGGAGACCCCGGCCAGCTCGGCGATCTCGTCCATGGACGCGGCCCGGTAGCCGCGCCGGCCGAAGATGTGCACGGCGGCGTCCATCATCTGCTGCTCGCGCACGGCCCGCGGCATCCGCTTGGCCTTCACGCCCTTCACAGCACCCATTGTCGAAGATCCTCCCGCCCCGTGCCCTTACTCCGCGGTAAGCCTACGGCGCGCGGCGCCGCCCCCGGGCGCGACGGCGTCCCGCGGGGCCGGAGTCCGCCGTCCCGACGCGTCGGGTTCTCCGCGGGTTACGCGGGGACCGCCACGGGCTCCTTGGCGGCGACCTCGCGGTCCGCGGCGTCGTCCTCCTCCTCGTCGACCGGCGAGGACGAGGCGGCCGCGTACTTGTCGCGGTCGAGGATGTTCTCGCGGGCGGCGACGATCACCGGCACGGCGGCCTGGCCGGCCACGTTGGTGGCGGTGCGCATCATGTCGAGGATCGGGTCGATCGCCATGAGCAGGCCGACGCCCTCCAGCGGCAGGCCCAGGGTGGAGAGGGTCAGCGTCAGCATGACCGTCGCACCGGTCAGACCGGCGGTCGCGGCGGAGCCGACGACGGAGACGAAGGCGATCAGCAGGTAGTCCTGGATGCCGAGCTGCACGTCGAAGATCTGCGCGATGAAGATCGCGGCGAGCGCCGGGTAGATCGCGGCGCAGCCGTCCATCTTGGTGGTGGCGCCGAAGGGCACGGCGAACGAGGTGTAGTTCTTCGGGACGCCGAGGCGCTCGGTGACCTTCTGGGTGACCGGCATGGTGCCGACCGAGGAGCGCGAGACGAACGCGAGCTGGAT
This window contains:
- a CDS encoding TetR/AcrR family transcriptional regulator; this encodes MGAVKGVKAKRMPRAVREQQMMDAAVHIFGRRGYRAASMDEIAELAGVSKPLVYLYLNSKEELFTACIRREAARLTEAVKAAIEPGLAADRQLWAGLEAFFRHTAENPDAWSVLHRQARTHGEPFAAEVTAMREELTAFVTFLIGAAAREGTPPAPGTAGAGRSGELADRDIEGLAQALVGAAESLAGWANESDKLAAKDAAATLMNFAWTGLGGLMRGERWSPR